A stretch of Neisseria subflava DNA encodes these proteins:
- a CDS encoding XcbB/CpsF family capsular polysaccharide biosynthesis protein produces MDLYQIQQNILRKAKIDPQKANAWIYNNQSIVFDFLLNDYFVSISYSTSGQTFNFIERNKSKVSKISGFPKFLKYISEVYGSYPQSVNQEKTVLSFKFAETDWAKIEDKFSEILEVTSIYLGSELCYILNVEKNKSIDLAEYLDKPEVEYIGIKGDSNEFFLSYARNHGLSDYVYELNNRGFLAVEHKMGVSVFRRVNKHSYKDLLAYFPDSFHELENVIYTVEAPKVLSANKKNLLVLFSYTNKSNENMVDRYYSHPFPFISNSIMPNTYIIRMADVSDAFGSHGLNTKFDENIEDNIQRFIKSLMSIYGVDKKNVVICGASSGGTGAVYHGLIGGYKTFAIDPFLGNHKYYGGKDPLYLHSIRTPILETFKKLPDVIDHNLENQVVISSAKVSEFYPDIKELKEALPTIVLCEFDFEKIQKHIDFSGNTVFLSNTIINNLLLDIHITDSDINLN; encoded by the coding sequence ATGGATTTATATCAAATTCAGCAAAACATCTTACGAAAAGCCAAGATTGATCCTCAAAAGGCTAACGCTTGGATTTATAACAATCAAAGTATAGTGTTTGATTTTCTGTTGAACGACTATTTTGTCAGCATCAGCTATTCAACATCAGGGCAAACCTTTAACTTTATTGAGCGTAATAAGAGCAAGGTTTCTAAAATTTCTGGTTTCCCAAAATTTCTAAAATATATTTCAGAAGTTTATGGAAGTTACCCACAATCGGTTAATCAAGAAAAGACAGTATTGTCTTTTAAATTTGCTGAAACCGATTGGGCAAAAATTGAGGATAAATTTAGTGAGATTTTAGAAGTTACGTCCATTTATCTTGGCAGCGAATTGTGCTACATCCTGAATGTTGAAAAAAATAAAAGCATTGATTTAGCCGAGTACTTGGATAAGCCGGAAGTTGAATACATCGGTATTAAAGGCGACAGTAATGAGTTTTTCCTAAGCTATGCTCGGAATCATGGTCTAAGTGATTATGTTTATGAGCTAAATAATAGAGGCTTTTTAGCTGTTGAACACAAAATGGGTGTGAGTGTGTTCCGTCGTGTGAATAAGCACAGTTATAAAGATCTTTTGGCTTATTTCCCAGACTCTTTCCATGAGTTGGAAAATGTCATTTATACTGTTGAAGCACCGAAAGTATTGAGTGCCAACAAGAAAAACCTATTGGTGTTGTTCTCTTATACCAATAAGAGTAATGAGAATATGGTTGACCGTTATTATAGCCACCCATTTCCATTTATCAGCAACAGCATCATGCCAAATACTTATATCATCCGTATGGCTGATGTATCAGACGCGTTTGGCAGTCACGGTTTGAATACAAAGTTTGATGAAAATATCGAAGACAATATCCAGCGTTTCATTAAGAGCCTGATGAGTATTTATGGCGTAGATAAGAAAAACGTAGTCATTTGCGGTGCATCATCAGGCGGTACAGGGGCGGTATATCACGGCTTAATTGGTGGGTACAAAACCTTTGCAATCGACCCATTTTTGGGCAACCATAAATACTATGGTGGAAAAGATCCATTGTATCTGCACTCTATCCGTACGCCGATTTTGGAGACTTTCAAAAAGCTACCAGATGTAATTGATCATAACCTTGAAAATCAAGTGGTCATTTCATCGGCTAAAGTATCAGAGTTTTATCCGGATATTAAAGAGCTGAAAGAAGCATTGCCTACGATTGTATTATGTGAATTTGACTTTGAAAAAATTCAAAAGCACATAGATTTTTCAGGAAATACAGTATTCTTGTCCAATACCATTATCAATAATTTGCTGTTGGACATCCATATCACTGATTCGGACATTAATCTGAACTAA
- a CDS encoding acyltransferase, with translation MLGKTTEEFQQEILKSIKLKNTSVDVYYQQNVYCNFKSDREAPFSVSLNLDWQKIFLFYRNKSEINNIGEMFPNFSLSKQDGDNVYIYDVSALDFAQTCAVFIKLAERAEQYFSERPVVNSRKKEVMSGNYIDTSGNKITAPDNLRNCHFQFLGGGGNEVVIHPNANLRNVFLEFLGKDSKVYIGENVSMQGQWCLGVGCTINIGSKTTSTNPVYITVAEHTTLSIGEDCMFATNNQIRTDDAHPIYDVHTGKRLNVSKDVTIGDRVWVAYGATIWGGTKIGSGSIVGAFSVVKKQFPNNCVIAGVPAKVIRKDVFWERNNVLYTDIDEGKDLTEMNHVTYINSTVELD, from the coding sequence ATGTTAGGTAAAACGACTGAAGAATTTCAGCAAGAAATTCTTAAAAGTATCAAATTAAAGAATACGTCTGTTGATGTTTATTATCAGCAGAATGTGTACTGCAATTTCAAATCTGACCGTGAAGCACCATTTTCTGTCAGCTTAAATTTAGATTGGCAGAAGATTTTCCTGTTTTATCGTAATAAAAGTGAGATAAATAATATCGGAGAAATGTTTCCAAACTTCAGTTTATCTAAGCAGGATGGGGATAATGTATACATTTATGATGTCAGTGCTTTGGATTTTGCCCAAACCTGTGCGGTCTTTATCAAATTGGCCGAACGTGCGGAACAATATTTTTCTGAACGTCCAGTAGTTAACAGCCGCAAAAAAGAAGTGATGTCAGGTAATTATATTGATACTTCCGGAAATAAAATTACTGCACCTGATAATCTGCGAAACTGTCATTTCCAATTTCTAGGAGGAGGTGGAAATGAAGTTGTTATCCACCCTAATGCAAACTTGCGTAATGTGTTTTTGGAATTTTTAGGTAAGGACAGCAAAGTCTATATTGGAGAAAATGTTTCTATGCAAGGCCAATGGTGTTTGGGAGTAGGCTGTACGATTAACATCGGCAGTAAAACTACCAGTACCAATCCGGTTTATATTACTGTTGCCGAACATACAACCTTGTCCATTGGTGAAGATTGTATGTTTGCCACTAATAATCAAATCCGTACTGATGATGCACACCCGATTTATGATGTTCATACTGGAAAACGTTTAAATGTTTCTAAAGACGTTACCATTGGAGACAGAGTGTGGGTAGCCTATGGCGCAACAATTTGGGGTGGTACAAAGATTGGTAGCGGTAGTATTGTTGGTGCATTTTCGGTAGTGAAAAAACAGTTTCCTAATAACTGCGTTATTGCAGGAGTGCCGGCTAAAGTTATACGCAAAGATGTATTTTGGGAACGCAATAATGTTTTATATACAGATATAGATGAAGGTAAGGATTTGACAGAAATGAATCATGTTACCTATATCAATTCAACAGTAGAACTTGATTAG
- a CDS encoding CDP-glycerol glycerophosphotransferase family protein produces MNNKKFRKLLRDPKLFFRDMYAKRVMKLKKYLPLKYEGNNQFTIVSAVYNVEKYLDEYFDSIVKQSLNFKKHIQIILVDDGSTDHSAEIIKRWQAKFPKNIHYFYKENGGQASARNLGLQHVETEWVTFIDPDDFVSSDYFYKTDNFLSNNANISIVGCPLVFYFEDKDMVKDTHPLKYRFAKGDVVLPLSNLKDHLQLSASTAFFKIDNIRNAHIYFDEAMKPSFEDAKFVTDYILNTDASTNAAFLSKISYFYRKRSDGSSTLDGAWNNPLLFSRVIEKGCIEILKTAKMKFGKVPEHIQRIVLYHIIWYFGRIVNKPAALSHLSEEQKKHFVTLLHEMFSYIDEATILRFNLAGTWFFQKVALLGLFKNTAPKSQIAYIEDFDLKKKQILVKYFSNFPIVEQWVINGKEIFPKYQKEVVYDFLGSLYTKEYRTWLPCHDMGDLELFLAGKRAKLTFSGKQFDKLPIETVFTSFKQKSTVKSNAWILMDRDNQADDNAEHLYRYISENHPEQDIYFALKKTSSDWKRLEQDGFNLLEFGSSVFESKLKDCAKIISSHVDGYITHYFKDDSLLDKDYVFLQHGITKDDLSGWLNTKKIACFVTATNPEYHSIVDNTTAYKFGKKEVKLTGFPRYDRLLINNNTESKQILIMPTWRSSIVGTYISGTERTRNPDFMKTNYARHWHGFMNHAILKELNDQGYQIVFAPHPSIQEYMDEFTVPDFIKIYSYSEGNIQSVFQNSSVLITDYSSVAFDVAYLNKAILYYQFDYDEVFSSGNHTYQKGYFDYNRDGFGVVAYNETELLAALKDLVDNQAKVPDLYQKRIDKTFQFRDSNNCERVYQSITALDQPDTTDNLPIIQNMIAQAEKLHAWDLAASRIQTLLDTGRLNAEETADYHHRYLNALFESKQFDTLQNLLPDYPDTAGYWHAKIDLYIGNAVKGAEFFAENEHIGTQNDLLVALLAASFHQAKRPSEKLFARIGTDLPDSYQPLLAVAQKLSEQNYFVALALLKTYIDSLDDRTKGYLKPELLASYLCMKLGNLQGAHQYLVSFENHTQNDPSCRIAIARLAKLRGDSEKLFTQLNRAFEENLLLIPEDLTVDYLKKMYATGNTDGEGYLLAQLRQKYPENPSLALYEAEKLAQNQDWESVTKILADFAQTSPETMYLYTTALCRLKNHQAAQRYFDSLSLQDTATYWKLAAEIAEAKGDKALQAECLKKQLACLE; encoded by the coding sequence ATGAACAATAAAAAATTTCGGAAGCTCTTACGAGACCCTAAACTCTTTTTCCGCGACATGTACGCCAAACGCGTAATGAAACTCAAAAAATACCTTCCCTTAAAATACGAAGGTAATAATCAATTTACAATCGTTTCAGCCGTTTATAACGTCGAAAAATACCTTGATGAATACTTTGACAGTATCGTCAAACAAAGCTTGAATTTCAAAAAACACATTCAAATCATTCTAGTAGATGATGGATCAACCGACCATTCGGCAGAAATCATCAAACGATGGCAAGCTAAATTTCCAAAAAATATCCATTATTTTTACAAAGAAAATGGCGGCCAGGCCTCGGCACGCAATCTGGGTTTGCAACATGTTGAAACCGAATGGGTAACATTCATAGATCCAGATGATTTTGTTTCTTCTGATTACTTCTACAAAACAGATAACTTCTTAAGTAATAATGCCAACATTAGCATAGTAGGTTGCCCATTAGTATTCTACTTTGAAGATAAAGACATGGTGAAAGATACACACCCCTTAAAATATCGTTTTGCTAAAGGAGATGTTGTCCTTCCCTTATCTAATCTAAAAGATCACCTACAATTATCTGCAAGTACTGCTTTTTTCAAAATTGATAATATCCGTAATGCACATATTTATTTTGATGAGGCGATGAAACCTAGCTTTGAAGATGCAAAATTTGTTACTGATTATATTCTAAATACCGATGCCTCAACTAATGCTGCTTTTCTGTCAAAAATCAGTTATTTTTATCGAAAACGTTCTGATGGTTCGTCCACGTTAGATGGAGCATGGAACAATCCATTACTATTTTCTAGAGTAATTGAAAAAGGCTGTATTGAAATTTTAAAAACAGCCAAAATGAAATTTGGAAAAGTCCCTGAGCATATTCAAAGAATCGTCCTATACCATATCATCTGGTATTTTGGTCGTATCGTAAACAAACCTGCAGCATTGTCACACCTAAGTGAGGAGCAAAAAAAACATTTCGTTACCTTATTACATGAAATGTTTTCATATATTGATGAAGCAACAATCCTTCGCTTTAATTTGGCAGGGACATGGTTTTTCCAAAAAGTAGCTCTGCTCGGTTTATTTAAAAATACAGCACCTAAAAGTCAAATTGCTTATATTGAAGATTTCGATTTGAAAAAGAAACAGATTTTGGTGAAATATTTTTCAAATTTCCCAATTGTTGAGCAATGGGTAATCAATGGTAAGGAAATATTCCCTAAATACCAAAAAGAGGTTGTCTATGACTTTCTAGGCAGTTTATACACTAAAGAATACCGCACATGGCTTCCTTGTCACGACATGGGCGATTTAGAACTTTTTCTAGCCGGTAAAAGAGCTAAATTAACTTTTTCAGGAAAACAATTTGACAAACTACCAATCGAAACGGTATTCACTTCATTTAAACAAAAATCCACAGTTAAATCGAATGCCTGGATTTTGATGGATAGGGACAATCAGGCTGATGATAATGCAGAACACTTATATCGTTATATTAGTGAAAATCATCCAGAACAAGATATTTATTTTGCCCTGAAAAAAACATCCTCTGATTGGAAAAGGCTCGAACAAGATGGGTTTAATTTGCTTGAATTTGGCTCATCTGTATTTGAGAGTAAATTAAAAGACTGCGCAAAAATCATCAGTAGTCATGTTGATGGATATATCACACATTATTTCAAAGATGATTCCCTATTAGATAAAGACTACGTCTTTTTACAACATGGCATCACGAAAGATGATTTATCAGGTTGGTTAAATACCAAAAAAATTGCTTGTTTCGTTACAGCGACAAATCCAGAATACCATTCTATTGTGGATAATACGACTGCTTATAAATTTGGTAAAAAGGAAGTTAAACTGACAGGCTTCCCTCGTTATGACCGTTTACTCATCAATAACAATACCGAATCTAAACAGATTTTAATTATGCCAACATGGCGTAGCTCCATTGTAGGCACATATATTTCAGGCACAGAACGAACAAGAAACCCTGATTTCATGAAAACTAACTATGCCAGACATTGGCATGGTTTCATGAATCACGCCATATTAAAAGAACTGAATGATCAAGGTTATCAAATCGTCTTTGCACCACATCCAAGTATTCAGGAATACATGGATGAGTTCACTGTGCCTGACTTTATTAAAATCTATAGCTATTCAGAAGGTAACATCCAATCCGTCTTCCAAAATAGTAGCGTCTTGATTACAGACTATTCATCTGTTGCATTTGATGTAGCCTACTTGAATAAAGCTATTTTGTATTATCAATTTGATTATGATGAAGTATTTTCCAGTGGAAACCACACCTATCAAAAAGGTTATTTTGACTATAACCGAGATGGTTTTGGTGTAGTTGCTTATAATGAAACAGAACTTCTGGCAGCATTAAAAGATCTGGTAGACAATCAAGCTAAAGTACCTGATTTATATCAGAAACGTATTGACAAAACATTCCAATTTAGGGATTCGAATAATTGTGAGCGTGTCTATCAGTCTATTACAGCACTTGACCAACCTGACACTACAGATAATCTGCCTATTATTCAGAATATGATTGCCCAAGCTGAAAAACTTCATGCATGGGACTTGGCTGCAAGCCGTATTCAAACTCTGCTTGATACAGGCCGTCTGAATGCGGAAGAAACAGCTGATTATCACCATCGTTATCTGAACGCTTTATTTGAGAGCAAACAGTTTGATACTTTGCAAAACCTGTTACCTGATTATCCCGATACCGCAGGTTACTGGCACGCGAAAATAGACTTATATATCGGTAATGCCGTTAAAGGGGCGGAATTTTTTGCTGAAAACGAGCATATAGGAACGCAAAATGATTTACTTGTCGCGTTACTTGCAGCCTCGTTTCACCAAGCAAAAAGGCCGTCTGAAAAACTGTTTGCCCGGATAGGTACAGACTTACCCGACTCATATCAACCTTTGTTAGCCGTAGCACAAAAGCTATCGGAGCAGAATTATTTTGTAGCATTGGCTTTACTGAAAACGTATATTGATAGCTTGGATGATCGCACAAAAGGTTATCTCAAACCCGAGCTATTGGCTTCTTACCTCTGCATGAAACTTGGTAACTTACAAGGCGCGCATCAGTATTTGGTTTCTTTTGAAAACCATACTCAAAATGATCCAAGTTGCCGTATCGCCATTGCAAGACTGGCAAAATTACGCGGTGATTCTGAAAAACTATTTACCCAGCTTAACCGTGCCTTTGAAGAAAATCTGCTCTTAATTCCTGAAGATTTAACAGTCGATTATCTGAAAAAAATGTACGCCACCGGCAACACTGACGGCGAAGGATATCTCTTGGCTCAACTGCGCCAAAAATATCCTGAGAATCCGTCTTTGGCCTTGTATGAAGCTGAAAAACTTGCTCAAAACCAAGATTGGGAGTCTGTCACCAAAATATTGGCTGATTTTGCACAAACCTCACCGGAAACGATGTATCTTTATACAACTGCTTTATGCCGTCTGAAAAACCATCAGGCAGCACAACGTTATTTTGACAGTCTCTCTCTACAAGACACCGCAACATATTGGAAACTGGCAGCTGAAATAGCCGAAGCTAAAGGTGACAAGGCATTACAGGCTGAGTGTCTGAAAAAACAATTGGCTTGTTTAGAGTAA
- a CDS encoding stealth family protein, producing the protein MRKLKKLIRQPGVFFRDYLNKRYPVRNAEQRTTESDEPVIIDNSLYLAELENSINLPPIKVDVVFTWVNNQDPKWQQRRRQYSPTAEQNALHNNDEARFSNHNELYYSLHSVRTFLPWVNHIYIITDNQRPDWLNPADYPNVSIIDHSQIIAPQYLPTFNSHVIEAHLHNISNLNEHFIYFNDDVFVARPLPKEHFFHANGIASLFIADKSLKQMSERGTDTPTLSASKNCITLLQQHYDCHIDRPLVHTYIPLHKSSFQFAWQHYRTEIEAFLSNRFRSNHDLNLATFLVPWLMFLNRKSTVGNEICYYFNIRSNKAPAQYIKLLENKKNGRQPHSFCANDFHSQQQIENYQDKLIQMLENYFKTK; encoded by the coding sequence ATGAGAAAACTTAAAAAACTGATTCGACAACCAGGTGTATTCTTCCGCGACTATCTCAATAAAAGATACCCCGTCCGCAACGCCGAACAGCGTACAACAGAGTCGGACGAACCGGTCATTATCGACAACAGCCTGTATTTAGCCGAACTTGAAAATAGTATCAACCTTCCCCCTATTAAAGTTGATGTCGTTTTCACATGGGTAAATAACCAAGATCCCAAATGGCAGCAGCGTCGCCGCCAATATAGTCCTACTGCCGAACAAAACGCACTCCACAATAATGACGAAGCCCGTTTCAGCAACCACAACGAACTTTACTATTCACTTCACAGCGTGCGTACCTTCCTGCCGTGGGTCAACCATATCTACATCATTACCGACAACCAACGCCCCGACTGGCTCAATCCTGCCGACTATCCCAACGTCAGCATAATAGATCACAGTCAAATCATTGCCCCGCAATACCTGCCCACCTTCAATTCGCATGTAATCGAAGCACACCTGCACAACATTTCTAATCTAAATGAACACTTCATCTATTTTAACGATGATGTATTTGTTGCCCGACCATTACCGAAGGAACACTTCTTTCACGCCAACGGCATTGCTTCACTTTTTATTGCAGACAAAAGCTTAAAACAAATGTCCGAAAGAGGAACCGATACACCCACTCTTTCCGCCTCAAAAAACTGTATCACACTATTACAACAGCACTACGATTGCCACATCGACCGTCCGTTAGTACACACCTATATCCCACTGCATAAAAGCAGCTTTCAATTTGCTTGGCAGCACTACCGTACTGAGATTGAAGCCTTTTTATCCAACCGTTTCCGTTCTAACCACGATCTCAACCTTGCCACCTTCCTCGTACCTTGGCTGATGTTTTTAAACAGGAAATCTACAGTAGGTAATGAAATATGTTATTATTTTAATATCCGCTCCAACAAAGCGCCTGCCCAATATATCAAGCTCTTAGAAAATAAAAAAAATGGGCGGCAGCCACACTCTTTTTGTGCCAACGATTTTCACAGCCAGCAACAGATTGAAAACTACCAGGACAAACTGATTCAAATGCTGGAAAATTACTTCAAAACCAAATAA
- a CDS encoding polysaccharide biosynthesis/export family protein: MLKAECLTRRGILLLCVSLLAACSSLPTSGPSTRNVVALGQQSATAEVPEVELIDVNGAVAQSLYQAQVNQSFAQLGDGTSSIGAINIGDVLDITIWEAPPAVLFGGALSSTGSGNAQQTKLPEQMVSSSGTISVPFIGDVSVLGKTPVQVQNIIKGRLKKMANQPQVMVRMVQNNAANVSVIRAGNSVRMPLTAAGERVLDAVAAVGGSTANVQDTNVQLTRGNVVRTIALEDLVAHPRQNILLRRGDVVTMITNPSTFTSMGAVGHTQQIGFSVKGLSLAEAVGRMGGLQDYSADARGVFVFRYAPLSELPPEKQSKWVEKGYGDRAEIPVVYRLNLADANSMFWMQRFPVKDKDVVYVSNAPMAEVRKFLSFVFSPVVSGANSINNLVN; encoded by the coding sequence ATGTTGAAAGCAGAATGTCTTACCCGCAGGGGCATATTATTGTTGTGCGTCAGTCTGTTGGCTGCATGCTCTTCTCTTCCTACTTCCGGCCCAAGTACACGAAATGTTGTTGCTTTGGGGCAACAGTCGGCTACAGCCGAAGTGCCGGAGGTGGAGTTGATTGATGTGAATGGTGCGGTAGCTCAGTCGCTATATCAAGCGCAAGTTAATCAGTCATTTGCTCAGTTGGGCGATGGCACATCATCAATAGGGGCTATCAATATAGGTGATGTGCTGGACATTACGATTTGGGAAGCTCCTCCGGCTGTGTTGTTCGGTGGGGCTTTGTCGTCTACCGGTTCGGGTAATGCGCAGCAAACGAAGCTGCCTGAGCAGATGGTCAGCTCTTCAGGTACGATTTCTGTGCCGTTTATCGGCGATGTGTCTGTCCTCGGTAAAACACCGGTTCAGGTGCAAAACATTATTAAAGGCCGTCTGAAAAAAATGGCGAACCAGCCGCAGGTAATGGTGCGCATGGTGCAAAATAATGCGGCGAATGTATCGGTTATCCGTGCGGGTAACAGTGTGCGTATGCCTTTGACGGCTGCAGGCGAGCGTGTGTTGGATGCGGTGGCTGCCGTGGGCGGTTCGACTGCGAATGTGCAGGATACGAACGTACAGCTGACACGCGGTAATGTTGTGAGAACGATTGCTCTGGAAGATTTGGTGGCGCATCCGCGTCAAAATATTTTGTTGCGCCGCGGTGATGTAGTCACAATGATTACTAATCCGAGCACGTTTACGTCTATGGGTGCGGTCGGTCATACGCAGCAGATTGGTTTCTCTGTGAAGGGCTTGTCTTTGGCTGAGGCTGTGGGACGTATGGGCGGCTTGCAGGATTATAGTGCAGATGCGCGCGGTGTATTTGTATTCCGTTATGCGCCTTTATCCGAGCTGCCTCCTGAGAAACAATCTAAATGGGTTGAAAAGGGTTATGGCGATCGTGCGGAGATTCCTGTGGTCTACCGTTTGAACCTGGCAGATGCGAATTCTATGTTTTGGATGCAGCGTTTCCCTGTGAAGGATAAGGACGTGGTGTACGTATCGAATGCGCCGATGGCTGAAGTACGCAAGTTCTTGTCATTTGTGTTCTCGCCTGTGGTTAGCGGTGCGAACAGTATTAATAATTTAGTGAACTAA
- a CDS encoding capsule biosynthesis protein codes for MSEQVSANVDVKPEQPAPEKKKAKKSWLRKINPLLWVTVIVPTLCSGVYYGIFASDQFTSQSSFVVRSPKSQSSLNGLGAILQGSGFSRAQDDIYTVQEYMQSRSALDALRKKMPVRDFYEKEGDIFSRFNGFGLRGEDEAFYQYYRDKVSIHFDSVSGISNLSVTSFNAGESQKINDALLKQGEVLINQLNERARQDTIRYAQEVVNSAEEKVKEASAQLTKFRVSNGIFDLKAQSDVQMGLVSKLQDELIVIQTQLDQVKAVTPENPQIPGLIAREKSLRKEISQQMKAISGGGEGSLSNQAAEYQRVYLENELAEKQLAAAMTSLESAKAEADRQQLYLEVISQPNKPDLAHEPNRLYNIVATFVIGLIVYGIAVLLTASIREHKN; via the coding sequence ATGTCTGAGCAAGTTTCTGCAAATGTGGATGTGAAACCGGAACAACCGGCTCCCGAAAAGAAAAAGGCCAAAAAGTCTTGGTTACGTAAGATTAATCCGTTGCTTTGGGTAACGGTTATCGTGCCGACTTTGTGTTCCGGTGTGTATTACGGAATATTTGCTTCCGATCAGTTCACATCCCAGTCCAGCTTTGTGGTGCGTTCTCCTAAGAGCCAATCGTCTTTGAACGGCTTGGGTGCCATTTTGCAGGGGTCTGGTTTCTCTCGTGCGCAAGACGATATTTATACCGTGCAGGAATATATGCAGTCGCGTTCGGCTTTGGACGCGTTGCGTAAGAAAATGCCCGTTCGTGATTTTTATGAAAAAGAAGGCGACATCTTCAGCCGTTTTAATGGTTTTGGCCTGCGTGGCGAGGATGAGGCGTTTTATCAATACTACCGCGATAAGGTATCCATCCATTTTGACTCTGTCTCAGGCATTTCCAATTTGAGCGTTACATCGTTCAATGCCGGTGAATCTCAAAAGATTAATGATGCTTTGCTCAAACAGGGTGAGGTATTGATCAACCAGCTGAACGAACGTGCTCGTCAGGATACGATTCGTTATGCTCAAGAAGTGGTCAATTCGGCTGAAGAAAAAGTTAAAGAAGCTTCTGCCCAATTGACAAAATTCCGTGTGTCCAACGGGATTTTTGACTTGAAGGCGCAATCCGATGTGCAAATGGGTTTGGTATCCAAATTGCAGGACGAGTTGATTGTCATTCAAACCCAGCTGGACCAGGTAAAAGCCGTTACGCCTGAAAACCCGCAAATTCCAGGTTTGATTGCGCGTGAGAAGAGCTTGCGTAAAGAAATCTCGCAACAAATGAAAGCGATTTCCGGCGGCGGCGAGGGATCATTGTCCAATCAGGCGGCGGAATATCAACGCGTGTATTTGGAAAACGAATTGGCTGAGAAACAATTGGCTGCGGCGATGACTTCTTTGGAAAGTGCAAAAGCGGAAGCAGATCGTCAGCAATTGTATTTGGAAGTGATTTCCCAGCCGAACAAACCTGACTTGGCACATGAGCCAAACCGTCTGTACAACATCGTGGCAACGTTTGTCATCGGTTTGATTGTCTATGGCATTGCCGTGTTGCTGACGGCAAGTATCCGTGAGCATAAAAACTGA
- a CDS encoding ABC transporter permease yields MKELHKTSFLESLLIQKRVIGALLMREIITRYGRNNIGFLWLFVEPLLLTLVMVLMWKFFRMNNVSALNIVAFTLTGYPMMMMWRNASNRAIGSISANTSLLYHRNVRVLDTIFARMLLEIAGATIAQVVIMFALVVIGWIDVPADIFYMLLAWLLMAMFAVGLGLVICSVAFHFEPFGKVWSTISFVMMPLSGVFFFVHNLPQQLQHYVLMIPMVHGTEMFRAGYFGNSVTTYENPWYILLCNLVLLLLGLAMVARFSKGVEPQ; encoded by the coding sequence ATGAAAGAGCTACATAAAACATCGTTTTTGGAGTCGCTGCTTATCCAAAAAAGGGTAATCGGCGCACTCTTAATGCGTGAAATTATTACTCGCTACGGTCGTAATAACATTGGTTTTTTGTGGTTGTTTGTCGAACCTTTGCTGCTGACTTTGGTTATGGTGTTGATGTGGAAGTTTTTCCGCATGAACAACGTGTCAGCCTTGAATATCGTGGCATTCACGCTGACAGGCTATCCGATGATGATGATGTGGCGTAATGCTTCTAATCGTGCTATCGGTTCGATTTCTGCCAACACAAGCCTGCTGTATCACCGAAATGTACGCGTTTTGGATACCATTTTTGCGCGTATGTTGTTGGAGATTGCCGGCGCCACCATTGCGCAGGTCGTGATTATGTTCGCATTGGTCGTCATCGGCTGGATTGATGTACCGGCAGATATTTTCTATATGTTGTTGGCTTGGCTATTGATGGCTATGTTTGCCGTTGGATTGGGGCTGGTCATTTGTTCGGTGGCGTTTCACTTTGAGCCGTTTGGCAAGGTTTGGAGTACCATCAGTTTTGTGATGATGCCTTTGTCCGGCGTGTTTTTCTTCGTACACAACCTGCCTCAGCAATTGCAACACTATGTGCTGATGATTCCGATGGTGCATGGTACAGAAATGTTCCGTGCCGGGTATTTTGGCAACAGCGTTACGACTTACGAAAATCCTTGGTATATTTTGTTGTGTAATTTAGTTTTGCTGCTGCTTGGTTTGGCGATGGTGGCGAGATTCAGCAAAGGGGTTGAGCCGCAATGA